From the genome of Spinacia oleracea cultivar Varoflay chromosome 2, BTI_SOV_V1, whole genome shotgun sequence, one region includes:
- the LOC110781865 gene encoding uncharacterized protein, protein MTSSGNIPIDGTRNDNDVNDGNGNHKSALTLEGMQERIEELRKDPISGDTPGETSDNRMDLMRLIMSELLQGNRQNPRSEQEECSNMFKKFSSHNPPTYDGKPDPTEFEEWISDMEKLFDATQCPEKWKVNYAVFYLKGQANLWWKNVRGIQNEPGFGWEKLTEAMREQFYPYSLQM, encoded by the coding sequence ATGACTTCAAGCGGAAATATTCCTATTGACGGCACTAGAAACGACAACGATGTTAACGATGGCAATGGTAATCACAAATCTGCATTAACGCTGGAAGGAATGcaagaaagaattgaagaattgcGCAAGGATCCCATTTCCGGTGACACCCCAGGAGAAACGAGTGATAATCGAATGGACTTAATGAGATTGATAATGTCGGAACTTCTACAAGGAAATCGTCAAAATCCAAGGTCAGAGCAAGAAGAATGCTCCAACATGTTCAAGAAGTTCTCTTCTCATAATCCCCCTACATATGATGGCAAGCCAGACCCTACCGAATTTGAAGAATGGATTAGCGATATGGAAAAGCTATTTGATGCTACGCAATGCCCCGAGAAGTGGAAGGTCAACTATGCCGTCTTTTACTTGAAAGGACAAGCCAACCTATGGTGGAAAAATGTTAGAGGAATCCAAAATGAGCCTGGTTTTGGTTGGGAAAAACTGACGGAAGCTATGCGGGAACAATTTTATCCCTATTCTCTGCAAATGTAA
- the LOC130467456 gene encoding uncharacterized protein translates to MESEFIKLSQGKKNVLEYAVKFNELARFAPNLVTTDRQRMNRFEGGLNIEIRDRLSSSRISTFQELYDRAINVERIIKLREETYGKRKGSFEENQPNNKKQNVNVSYQGGNNGNQNFNKNRGCAKCGRWNHTEKECRIGTRDCFKCGSKDHKIRDCPQIHREKSDGRNDENKGNGGTTNFNRNPPRGTTSNGRVFLMQGKDDDANDNDDFASME, encoded by the coding sequence ATGGAATCAGAATTTATCAAATTGAGTCAAGGAAAGAAGAATGTTCTGGAATATGCAGTGAAATTCAATGAGCTTGCTCGATTTGCCCCTAACCTGGTGACTACTGATAGGCAAAGGATGAATCGATTTGAAGGAGGATTAAACATTGAGATCCGTGATCGTCTTTCGAGTTCTAGAATTTCCACTTTCCAAGAGTTGTACGATCGAGCAATTAACGTCGAAAGAATTATCAAGCTTCGAGAAGAAACATATGGAAAACGAAAAGGGAGCTTCGAAGAAAATCAACCGAACAATAAGAAACAAAATGTCAATGTCAGCTATCAAGGAGGGAATAACGGAAACCAAAACTTCAACAAGAATCGTGGATGCGCCAAGTGTGGAAGATGGAACCATACTGAGAAAGAATGTCGAATTGGTACGCGagattgcttcaaatgtggtagCAAAGATCACAAAATCAGAGATTGTCCTCAAATACATCGAGAGAAAAGTGATGGGAGAAACGATGAAAACAAAGGAAATGGTGGCACTACAAATTTCAACCGTAATCCCCCACGTGGAACAACTTCGAATGGAAGAGTGTTTTTAATGCAGGGAAAAGACGATGATGCAAATGACAATGACGACTTCGCTAGTATGGAATGA